The genomic region TACAGCAACAAGCAATCCTATGCAAGTAACAACGGTTCTTAGGGCTCCCATGCCGGGAAGAGTCTTGTCGGTGCAAGTAAAAAAGGGTGAACGAGTTTCAGGGGGGCAAGTTGGTATAATTTTAGAAGCAATGAAAATGGAAAATGAAATTCAAATTGAAAATGAAGGAATTGTGACCCAAATCTTTGTTGAGGAGAACGATACTGTTGACACCGGCGATCCGCTATTAGAATGCGAAGAAAATCCGAGGGATATCTCATGAAATATTCTAAGCTATTTCTCCTCATAGCAATTATATCTGCTCTGCTTGGCGCAATAATGGTGTTACCCACAAGATTAAGAAACGAATCAGCTATGAAAGAAATTGAAGTTGTTTGCGACTGGCAGGATATTGAAGTCATATCACTCCGTTTGGGAATATCGGTTGAGGAAACCTTGGACGAATTGAAACAAGCAGGTGTGAGTGTTATTGGCGTCAGTGATTATGATTTAAAAAATCTTCAGCAATTGGGGAAGGTGTTACCAGTTGTCGTTGATCATGATTATCCATCCATTCTTCGTTATTTTTATGTCTCTAATAGTACTTTAAAAGAAACTATTATCCACCACTTAAACATTTTAGGTCGGGTTCCAGTAGAAGTTTCCCCAAATATTATTGGCTTAAATATTTCCTATGAAGAAGAGGATAAGATAGGTTTGGGTTGGGATTATAACCTTGTGCAGCTTTTAAAAGATAAGGGATTCCGGATTGTACTTCGTCCAAGAAACTGGCAAGGTATTTCTCCAGAAATCTTAAAAGCTGTCCTTTCCGATCCGATTTTTGATCAAGCGGATGGTTTAATTTTCTTTGGTGACCAAGTGCTGGGAAATGGAAATGAAGAATCTTTGAAGGAAATGGCTAACTTTCTTGATGAGAAAAAGCTATTTTGGGGATACACCGAATTCGTTGGACAAAAAGGAGAAACTATCCTTGCTCGTCAAGTTCCTGGTCAAACCATCCGAGTTCATAGTATCCCACCGGATGAAATTAAGAACTATACTCCTCTCGAGGCCCGAGAAAGGTTTCTCCGAGCGGTGAAAGAACGATCAGTTCGTCTTCTTTACGTTCGTTTTTTTACTGAACCGACTATAAACCTTTGGGAAAAAAATTATTCCTATCTTACTGCGCTATTTTCTGACATTGAGTCCAGTGGATTTACCCGTGGAACTATTCACCCCCTAATCCCCTTTGCACCTCCCTTGATTGCCTCAGTTCTATTTTCAGTTTCGGTGGCAATTGCTATTGCGCTGCTTTATAGTTACTTTTTACCCGGAAAATGGATAATTCTCATTTTAAGCTTATTTGTATTATTAGGAGCCCTTTTTCAGGATCAAATGTTGAGCCTGAGGATTATTGGTGTACTTGCTGGTATTGCTTATCCAAGTTTGGCCGTTTTTTCCCTGATTGATGGGCTTCGGTCAAAAAAGAATCCGCTGGTGTCCATACTGGTAGCTTTTTGTATGGTATTTGCCGGTGGACTGGTGGTTTCCTGTGGTCTTTATCATTGGCTTTATGTTCTTCGGATTGAGCAATATTCAGGGGTGAAAACCTCGTTGGTCATTCCAATTCTTTTAGTTGTTCTTTATCTTTTTAGGTCGGGATATCTGAATCGTAGTATTCGTTCAGTGGTTTTAGGGACTTTAAAGCGTTATGAATTTGTTATATTAATGATTCTCGCTGGAGGATTTGTGGTTTATTTGACCCGTTCAGGTAACTTTCCATTACTCCCAGCCGGAATGTTAGAAAGCAAAATGAGGCTTTGGTTGGAAAGATTGCTCTTTATGAGGCCACGAACCAAGGAATTTATGATTGGTTACCCGGCTTTATGGCTTCTTATTTCTCTCCGCCGTTTTAATTATCAACCTCTTTTTAAGGTTGTGCTTTGGCTTGGAGTAACAATTGGTTTTATCACCTTCTTCAATTCTTTTTGTCATATCCATACCCCATTTCTTTTCATCCTTCTCCGATTCTTTAACGCCTTTATACTAAGTTTAGTGATATTCATTTTTTATTATCTAATTGTTCGAATCGCCTATTGGATATGGAAATGGTTGGGTCAATTTGGAGAAAATGATGCTCATAAAAAAAGTACAAATATATAAACCGCTTTAACATGAAAGATACTCAAAAAAAAATATTTTTACTCGGTTATTATGGTTTTGGTAATTGGGGAGACGAACTTTCTCTTCAATCAATAATCAATGATTTGGAAATTATCTCTAAAGATACTCCCTATTCTTTTCTTTATTCGGTTTTAAATCAAGATAATAGATTTTTCCCTCGATCCTTCTCTAATCTATCAGTAATTATTCGAAAAAAAATAATTACAGTTTTAAAAGAAATTACCAAAAGCGATTATGTTGTCGTAGGAGGAGGGAGTCTTTTACAAGATTCAACGAGTTTTCGATCTTTAATTTACTATTCTTTTTTACTTTGGTGGGCACAGATTTTTCATCGCCCACTTATTTTTTATCGTTGTGGATTAGGTCCGTTCCATAAAGTCTTAAGCCAGAAGCTGGTAGCTTTTATTCTTAAAAGAGTGAAATTATTTATTGCCCGTGATCATGAAAGTGCTGAGTTGGCAAAAAGATTAGGTGGTTATAGCAACAGGATAAAAATTGGAATCGATCCAGTAGTTACGAATTATAAGAATATTTTAACTATTACTCAGGCCAAACCAACGGTTAGTTTTTTTGTCCGAAATTGCAGCCGCCCTTACGAGGAAAAATTAATTGATTCATTAAAATATCTTCAAGCCAGAATCCAGGAAAGGATTGAAATCGTTGCTTTTCACTATAATTATGATTATAAAATTGCTTCACGTATTGCCAATCAGATTGGTTGTCAATGGAAGTACTTCCAATCTATTGAAGAAATACCACTTTATTTCCATCAACTCGCTGCTGTTTTCACTATGAGACTTCATCCGGCTATTTTGTCAGCCATGATGGATGTTCCTTGGTTTGCTTTGAATATTGATCCGAAGATTGAGTCCTTTGCCAATTGGTGGGAAAAGAAAAATTTGGTAGCTTGGCAAGATCTCTCGCAAGAAACATTTTTTAGGCTGTTTGAACAACGCGATAATATTTTTAAAAAAAACAATGAACTTATGAAACAGTTAAAACGACTGGATGATCAAAGCCGGATATGGTTGCGGGAGTTCTTTGATCAAAAGAATCATTTTTATTGAAAGGAAAATAAATACCCCATGCAGGTAGGATCGTCATCAGAATATTCATTATTAGGTATTTTAATTGCTGACTACGCTATATCAGATCTCATTTCCTATATTACTGAATCAATTCAATCCGGTCAAAAAGCCCATATCATCACCCTCAATCCTGAAATGGTTGCGCGGCAAGCAACTGATGGGGAGTTTTATCAAGCTTTGCACGGTGCTGAATTGCGGATTGTTGATGGGAATGGGATATTATTAGCAGCCCGAATATTAGGAAAAGCGATCCAACACCGTACACCAGGGATTGAATTGGTTGAAGAGCTTCTCAGGGTGGGGCAAGAGAAGAGTTGGTCTTTTTATTTTTTGGGTAGTTCTTCAGAAGTTGTAACCAGATTAGTGAAAAACCTTAAAATTCATGCGCCTAAGACTCTCATTTCGGGTTTTCATCACGGGTATTTTCAAGATTCTTTACCAATTATAGAAGACATTAATCGGTCGAAGCCGGATATACTCCTGGTGGGTTTAGGTTCTCCCCAACAAGAATTGTGGATTCATAAGAATCGAAATCTCCTTCAAGCCTCGATTATGATTGGTATAGGTGGGAGTTTTGATGTACTCTGTGGAGATAAAAAAAGAGCTCCATTTGTATTTCGGAAAATGAAATTAGAATGGCTTTATAGAATAGCTTCCGAACCGCACCGTTTGAAAAGAGTT from Candidatus Atribacteria bacterium ADurb.Bin276 harbors:
- the gcdC gene encoding Glutaconyl-CoA decarboxylase subunit gamma, producing MRKFKVRVNGEEFEVEVSEVNESREDGKIRVEKIKRIPHEITATSNPMQVTTVLRAPMPGRVLSVQVKKGERVSGGQVGIILEAMKMENEIQIENEGIVTQIFVEENDTVDTGDPLLECEENPRDIS
- a CDS encoding Polysaccharide pyruvyl transferase; amino-acid sequence: MKDTQKKIFLLGYYGFGNWGDELSLQSIINDLEIISKDTPYSFLYSVLNQDNRFFPRSFSNLSVIIRKKIITVLKEITKSDYVVVGGGSLLQDSTSFRSLIYYSFLLWWAQIFHRPLIFYRCGLGPFHKVLSQKLVAFILKRVKLFIARDHESAELAKRLGGYSNRIKIGIDPVVTNYKNILTITQAKPTVSFFVRNCSRPYEEKLIDSLKYLQARIQERIEIVAFHYNYDYKIASRIANQIGCQWKYFQSIEEIPLYFHQLAAVFTMRLHPAILSAMMDVPWFALNIDPKIESFANWWEKKNLVAWQDLSQETFFRLFEQRDNIFKKNNELMKQLKRLDDQSRIWLREFFDQKNHFY
- the tagA gene encoding putative N-acetylmannosaminyltransferase, whose protein sequence is MQVGSSSEYSLLGILIADYAISDLISYITESIQSGQKAHIITLNPEMVARQATDGEFYQALHGAELRIVDGNGILLAARILGKAIQHRTPGIELVEELLRVGQEKSWSFYFLGSSSEVVTRLVKNLKIHAPKTLISGFHHGYFQDSLPIIEDINRSKPDILLVGLGSPQQELWIHKNRNLLQASIMIGIGGSFDVLCGDKKRAPFVFRKMKLEWLYRIASEPHRLKRVIPAFFRFGWMVLKERLVLK